In the Streptomyces cinnamoneus genome, CTCCGGCCAGCCGCTGATGCTCCAGGTCACGCCCGACAAGGTCGTCAGCGCCGACGCGGACGCCGTCGTCGCCTGGTCGACGTCGCTGCGGGTGCAGATGCAGGCGCAGACGTCCTCCTCCGGCGTGTGGCGCCGCCGTGGCAGCACGGGCGAGGGCTGGGAGCTCAGCTTCGCCGGCCACGGCTACGCGCTCGTCCAGCCCAGTGAGCTGCTGCCGCCCCAGGGCGCCCAGATCGGGCAGGGCCTGGCCGCGCAGTACGGCTTCGGCCAGCAGGGCGCGCACGGTCAGAACCACGGCAACATCTGGAGCAACTGAACACAGAGCCGGGCTGAGCGCTGAGCACAGTCAGGCGCTGAGCACAGTAAGGGGCGGCCACCATGAGTGGCCGCCCCTTACCCAAGCCCTTACAAGGAACAGAAGCCCAAGGAACAGAAGCCGGAACAGAAGCCCCCTGTCCCCGGCCCTACGCCTCCAGCCGCTCCAGCGTCCGCCGCAGCAGCTCGACGACCGACTCGTCGGCCACCGAGGCCACCTCGTCGTACGCGAACCAGCGCAGCTCCAGCGACTCGTCGCTGATGGCCTCCACCGCGCCCGCCGGCACCAGGGCCGCGTACTGCACGTCCAGGTGCCAGTTGCACGGCGACGGGATGGGATGCCGGTCCAGCCGCACCGGGCCGCCCGGCAGCAGCGTCAGGCTCGCGATGCCGGACTCCTCCGTGGCCTCCCGCAGCGCGGCCTCCTCGACCGTCGCGTCGCCGGCCTCGCAGTGGCCGCCCATCTGGAGCCACATCCGCAGCTTGCGGTGCAGGGTGAGCAGCACCCGGCCGCGCGCCGGGTCGATCACCAGCGCGCTCGCGGTCAGGTGCCCGGCCTCGCAGGGCTTCCACATGGCGTCCGGGTGGGCGGCCAGGTGGTCCAGGTAGAGCGCGCGCAGCTCGTCCTGGCGCGCGTAGTCCTTCAGTACGCGGACGGCGTTCTCGTGGAGGCTCACTTCTCGCCTTCGCCCTTGTCGCCCTTGCCGTCCTCGCCGGACTCCCCGCCGGTCTCCGTGCCGGCGTCCTTCGCCCGGCCGGCCGCCTCGCCGAGCATCTTGTCGAGCTCGGAGAAGTCCAGGTGCTCGCGGTGGACGAAGCCGTCCGGGTCGTCCAGGTCCCCGGCCGTCGGCAGCATGTCCGGGTGCTCCCAGAGGGCGTCCCGGCCGTCCACACCCCGCGCGTCCGTGAGCGAGGCCCACAGCCGCGAGGCGTCCCGCAGCCGGCGGGGCCGCAGCTCCAGACCGATCAGCGTGGCGAAGGTCTGCTCGGCCGGGCCGCCGGAGGCGCGGCGCCGGCGCAGCGTCTCGCGCAGCGCGCCGGCCGACGGCAGGTGCGGGGCCGCCGCCGCGTGCACGACCGCGTCCACCCAGCCCTCGACCAGCGCGAGCGCGGTCTCCAGGCGGGCCAGCGCGGCCTTCTGCTCCGGGGTGTCCTCCGGCTGGAACATGCCCTGCTGAAGGGC is a window encoding:
- a CDS encoding NUDIX hydrolase; translated protein: MSLHENAVRVLKDYARQDELRALYLDHLAAHPDAMWKPCEAGHLTASALVIDPARGRVLLTLHRKLRMWLQMGGHCEAGDATVEEAALREATEESGIASLTLLPGGPVRLDRHPIPSPCNWHLDVQYAALVPAGAVEAISDESLELRWFAYDEVASVADESVVELLRRTLERLEA